A window of the Flavobacterium sangjuense genome harbors these coding sequences:
- a CDS encoding leucyl aminopeptidase family protein, whose product MKIKKLQSLHNFTGTILIPAFETTAKSIVPIEYHGVTVYSQVFYGKKDTHYLVEKYDCTHVFIGLGKDLDYKALKTTFRRIASKQKEVFAKNVALVIPEKFTANQIEAAVSGLLLGTYDLGHYKKTEAHPFLDADFELNYISKTDIDEAANKGIKIANAQLETFALVDLPPNKITPKYLANWATETGKKYGFEVTVFGREQSEHIGLHSFLSVGKGSAQEPQFIIMEYKPAGAKKHIGLVGKGITFDTGGLNIKTAGMVQMKCDMAGGAAVLGTMQLIADLKLPIRVTAIVPACENSVDAQSFLPSDVIQSYAGHSIEIIDTDAEGRLILADGLSYLIKNYKPDTVVDLATLTGSVVGTLGYECAGLFTNNDDLSKKLQQAGDTIGERLWQLPLWDAYKPDIDSEIADVKNYSGKPVAGAISAAKFLEFFTDNHASWAHLDIAGVAFGDDEFAKTKHATAYGVHLITNFIENL is encoded by the coding sequence ATGAAAATTAAAAAATTACAAAGCCTGCATAATTTCACAGGAACCATTTTAATCCCTGCTTTTGAAACAACTGCCAAAAGTATAGTTCCCATAGAATATCACGGTGTTACGGTGTATTCCCAAGTGTTTTACGGAAAAAAAGACACCCATTATTTAGTCGAAAAATACGATTGCACTCATGTATTTATTGGCCTTGGAAAAGATTTGGATTATAAAGCGTTGAAGACTACTTTCAGAAGAATTGCTTCTAAACAAAAAGAAGTCTTTGCTAAAAATGTAGCCTTGGTGATTCCTGAAAAATTCACAGCCAATCAAATAGAAGCCGCTGTTTCGGGTTTACTATTAGGAACTTATGATTTAGGACATTACAAGAAAACTGAAGCGCATCCTTTTTTGGATGCAGATTTTGAATTGAATTATATTTCTAAAACAGATATTGATGAAGCTGCGAATAAAGGAATTAAAATCGCCAACGCACAACTGGAAACTTTTGCTTTAGTCGATTTACCACCAAACAAAATCACACCAAAATATTTAGCCAATTGGGCCACCGAAACCGGAAAAAAGTATGGTTTTGAAGTTACCGTTTTTGGAAGAGAACAATCAGAACACATTGGTCTGCATTCGTTTCTATCCGTTGGAAAAGGCAGCGCACAGGAACCACAATTCATCATTATGGAATACAAACCTGCTGGTGCCAAAAAGCATATTGGCTTGGTTGGAAAGGGAATTACGTTTGACACTGGCGGCCTGAATATTAAAACTGCGGGAATGGTGCAAATGAAATGCGATATGGCTGGTGGCGCTGCAGTTCTTGGAACAATGCAACTGATAGCCGATTTGAAATTACCGATTCGGGTTACGGCAATTGTTCCTGCTTGTGAGAATTCGGTTGATGCACAATCGTTTTTACCTAGTGATGTGATTCAGAGTTATGCCGGACATTCAATTGAAATTATTGATACCGATGCCGAAGGAAGGTTGATTTTGGCTGACGGTTTATCGTATCTGATTAAAAATTACAAACCCGATACAGTAGTTGATTTGGCTACGTTAACAGGAAGCGTTGTTGGAACTTTGGGCTACGAATGTGCCGGATTGTTTACGAATAATGATGATTTATCAAAGAAACTGCAACAAGCCGGAGATACTATTGGGGAACGCTTATGGCAGTTGCCGCTTTGGGATGCCTACAAACCGGATATTGATAGTGAGATTGCCGATGTAAAAAACTATTCAGGGAAACCTGTTGCCGGAGCAATTTCTGCAGCAAAGTTTTTGGAATTCTTTACAGATAATCACGCTTCATGGGCACATCTTGATATTGCCGGTGTGGCTTTTGGCGACGATGAATTTGCCAAAACTAAACATGCAACGGCTTACGGTGTGCATTTAATTACAAACTTTATTGAAAATCTATAG
- a CDS encoding sensor histidine kinase — protein sequence MQQLSFKNRIASNYIITTALLIFVVFFVIYSIVRFSVYVKVNNDIKIEVAKHLKEIEVKENCVLLIREKQWKKIQFNKVDISPAFIQFVDDLGALVDKSPNLKQKKLNYYPEAINNVLFDARLENTSVRQIQVPLYQNTKIIGYMIIAMSLEDSAMVLHNLFIILLVAYPLILLVLFLIARFIAGRSIKPISAIIQTSNIITKDNLKSRIPLPINKDELHLLSNTINNLLDRVENAIEREKQFTSDASHELRTPLAVIKGTLEVLIRKPRNPEEYKEKIDFCISEVNRLNHLVDELLLLARFENQRQSLKIEKVSLNAIFLDIVSRNSTIINEKKLSCVPLFTKDFYVETDSYLFSLIVNNILTNAVKYSKTGNVINFDIKETTDAVVFTISDSGIGIATEDLEKIFDQFYRSKSNEHPEIKGTGLGLSIVKRLCLLLQIDLEIKSKENVGTSVSLSFPK from the coding sequence ATGCAACAACTTTCTTTTAAAAACAGAATAGCTTCCAATTATATAATTACCACCGCATTATTGATTTTTGTGGTGTTCTTTGTCATTTATTCTATAGTACGATTTAGCGTTTATGTCAAAGTAAACAATGATATTAAAATTGAAGTTGCAAAACATTTAAAAGAAATTGAAGTCAAAGAAAATTGTGTGCTTCTGATCAGAGAAAAGCAATGGAAGAAAATACAGTTTAATAAAGTCGATATCAGTCCTGCATTCATACAATTTGTAGATGATTTGGGCGCATTAGTTGATAAATCACCAAATCTTAAGCAGAAAAAACTAAACTATTATCCCGAAGCTATCAACAATGTTTTGTTTGATGCCAGATTAGAAAATACTTCAGTTAGACAAATACAAGTTCCTTTATATCAGAACACTAAAATTATTGGCTATATGATTATTGCCATGTCGTTGGAAGATTCAGCGATGGTGTTACACAATCTTTTTATTATATTATTGGTTGCCTATCCTCTGATTCTTTTGGTGCTGTTTCTTATCGCCCGATTTATTGCCGGAAGAAGTATCAAGCCTATTAGTGCTATTATTCAAACGTCAAATATTATCACTAAAGACAATTTGAAATCCAGAATTCCTTTGCCAATCAACAAAGACGAATTGCATTTGCTTTCAAATACAATCAACAATTTATTAGACAGAGTTGAAAACGCCATAGAACGTGAAAAACAATTCACTTCAGATGCTTCTCACGAACTCCGAACGCCTTTAGCAGTTATCAAAGGAACATTAGAAGTATTGATAAGAAAACCACGTAATCCCGAAGAGTATAAAGAGAAAATTGATTTTTGTATTAGCGAAGTAAACCGTTTGAATCATTTGGTTGACGAGTTGCTTTTATTGGCCCGATTCGAAAATCAAAGGCAATCTTTAAAAATAGAAAAAGTCTCATTAAACGCTATATTCCTAGATATTGTTTCCAGAAATTCTACGATTATAAATGAAAAGAAACTAAGCTGTGTGCCATTATTCACAAAGGATTTTTATGTTGAAACCGATTCGTATTTGTTTTCACTTATTGTCAATAATATTTTGACCAATGCTGTGAAATACTCCAAAACCGGTAACGTAATAAACTTTGATATTAAAGAAACAACCGATGCTGTAGTTTTCACCATTTCCGATAGTGGAATTGGAATTGCAACAGAAGATTTGGAAAAAATATTCGATCAGTTCTATCGTTCAAAATCTAACGAACATCCTGAAATTAAAGGAACCGGACTTGGATTGTCAATAGTAAAAAGATTGTGTTTACTACTTCAAATTGATTTAGAAATCAAAAGCAAAGAGAATGTTGGCACCAGTGTGAGTCTGAGTTTTCCAAAGTAA
- a CDS encoding type 1 glutamine amidotransferase, giving the protein MTQQIRIAVLDMYNGEPNQGMRCIIDIINRFNQIVTFQIFDIRGKCEFPNIEKFDIYISTGGPGNPLEGDGNWDLKYYDFIDQLTEWNKEQKVKKHVLFICHSFQMACYHFGLAEITKRKSTSFGVMTIHKTEAGTNDPILEGLENPFYGIDSRDYQVVQPKLSIFSKKGAMIIALEKIRTYREYERAIMGVRFTEQFVGLQFHPEADALSFIANLKNAEKREKIIAMKGKSKFRDMLEDLLDENKIYKTNETIIPNFLRIAINDLIKTKKILSN; this is encoded by the coding sequence ATGACCCAGCAAATTCGCATCGCAGTTTTAGATATGTACAACGGAGAACCCAATCAGGGAATGCGTTGTATCATTGATATTATCAACAGATTTAACCAAATTGTAACCTTTCAGATATTTGATATTCGCGGGAAATGTGAATTCCCAAACATTGAAAAATTCGATATTTATATTTCTACCGGCGGACCGGGAAATCCATTAGAAGGCGACGGAAACTGGGATTTAAAATACTATGATTTTATTGACCAATTAACTGAATGGAATAAAGAGCAAAAAGTAAAAAAACATGTTTTATTTATTTGTCATTCGTTTCAAATGGCTTGCTATCACTTTGGTTTGGCCGAAATCACCAAAAGAAAATCTACTTCGTTTGGTGTGATGACGATTCATAAAACAGAAGCCGGAACAAATGACCCAATTTTAGAAGGTTTGGAAAATCCATTCTATGGTATTGATAGTAGAGATTATCAAGTAGTGCAGCCTAAATTGAGCATCTTTAGTAAAAAAGGCGCTATGATTATTGCATTAGAAAAAATCAGAACGTATAGAGAATACGAACGTGCCATTATGGGTGTTCGGTTTACCGAGCAGTTCGTTGGATTGCAATTCCATCCCGAAGCAGACGCTTTGAGTTTTATTGCCAATTTAAAAAATGCAGAAAAACGCGAGAAAATCATCGCCATGAAAGGAAAATCAAAGTTCCGTGATATGCTGGAAGATTTATTAGATGAAAATAAAATCTACAAAACAAACGAAACCATTATCCCAAATTTCCTTCGTATTGCCATCAATGATTTGATTAAGACTAAGAAGATTTTATCGAATTAA
- a CDS encoding alpha/beta hydrolase — protein sequence MSKEESSVAEDLEIKNIIEPQLNIILTTDEDDERPVYISGNFNDWVTQDKKFEMEKVGQGLYHFKFEHDFVYPDELLYKFTRGDWSEVEIDKYGNRTENRSCKKHNGVHKEHVAKWRHNWLPFKSKFLPKVHLISEEFEIPQLNKTRRVWALLPHDYDKSTESYPVLYLQDAQNLFNEKAKYGNWEIDKKLAVMAEYNIGKIIVVAVEHAEKERIKEYNVGNTVLGNGQGKKYIRFVTETLKPFVDSNFRTKSDRENTGIGGSSMGGLVSIFSGIMYPEIFGKLMIFSPSLWVVPKIKLSFLDMDEPQDTRIYLYAGGDESATMIDHVKNFKKRLLKKEGYTDKMKVRLSINMEGKHNERYWSDEFPKAIEWLYFSDKNE from the coding sequence ATGAGCAAAGAAGAAAGCAGTGTGGCAGAAGATTTAGAAATTAAAAATATCATTGAACCCCAACTCAATATTATACTCACCACCGACGAAGATGATGAGCGTCCGGTATATATTTCAGGTAATTTCAACGATTGGGTAACACAGGACAAGAAATTTGAAATGGAAAAAGTGGGGCAGGGTTTGTATCACTTTAAGTTTGAACATGATTTTGTGTATCCGGATGAGTTGTTATATAAATTCACCCGAGGTGATTGGAGTGAAGTAGAGATTGATAAATACGGAAACCGAACCGAAAACCGTTCGTGTAAAAAACACAATGGTGTTCACAAAGAACATGTTGCCAAGTGGCGCCACAATTGGTTGCCATTCAAGTCAAAGTTCTTACCCAAAGTGCATTTAATTTCAGAAGAGTTTGAAATCCCACAATTGAATAAAACCCGTAGAGTTTGGGCGTTGCTGCCACATGATTACGATAAATCAACCGAAAGTTATCCGGTTTTATATTTGCAGGACGCACAGAATTTATTCAATGAAAAAGCCAAATATGGCAATTGGGAAATTGATAAAAAACTCGCGGTAATGGCAGAATATAACATTGGTAAAATCATTGTTGTTGCTGTTGAACACGCCGAAAAAGAAAGAATTAAAGAATACAATGTTGGTAATACCGTTCTCGGAAACGGTCAGGGGAAAAAATACATTCGCTTTGTAACCGAAACATTAAAACCTTTTGTTGACAGCAATTTCAGAACAAAATCGGATAGAGAGAACACCGGAATCGGAGGAAGTTCCATGGGCGGATTAGTAAGCATTTTTTCGGGAATCATGTATCCTGAAATATTTGGAAAGCTAATGATATTTTCGCCATCGCTTTGGGTAGTACCAAAAATAAAACTTTCGTTTTTAGATATGGATGAACCACAGGACACTCGAATTTATCTTTATGCCGGAGGCGATGAAAGCGCCACAATGATAGATCACGTTAAGAATTTCAAGAAAAGACTGCTAAAAAAAGAGGGTTACACCGATAAAATGAAAGTGCGACTAAGTATCAATATGGAAGGTAAACACAACGAACGTTATTGGAGTGATGAATTTCCAAAAGCGATTGAATGGCTGTATTTCAGTGATAAGAATGAATAG
- a CDS encoding response regulator transcription factor has product MKHILIVEDEEGIVQFLKQGLEEENYQVSAANNGLDGFKLFQNQKFDLVLLDWMLPQMTGLQVCQKIRETNSKIPIIFLTAKDTVQETVEGLKTGANDYIKKPFSFDELVERIKVQLRDKAEQETLTLGPIEINIQKHSVTVNKCDVTLTHKEFDLLCYLVKNKGNVCSRTQIIQDVWGIHFDYDTGVIDVFMNAIRKKLNLKVDEDYIKTIRGVGFIAND; this is encoded by the coding sequence ATGAAGCATATTTTAATAGTAGAAGACGAAGAAGGAATTGTTCAATTCTTAAAGCAAGGATTAGAAGAAGAAAACTATCAGGTTTCTGCAGCTAATAATGGTTTAGATGGTTTTAAACTTTTTCAAAATCAGAAGTTTGACTTAGTGCTTTTGGATTGGATGCTTCCTCAAATGACAGGATTACAGGTTTGCCAAAAAATCAGAGAAACCAATTCAAAAATCCCAATTATATTTCTAACAGCCAAAGATACTGTACAGGAAACAGTGGAAGGTTTGAAAACAGGAGCAAACGATTACATCAAAAAACCATTTAGTTTTGATGAATTAGTAGAACGCATCAAAGTGCAATTGCGTGACAAAGCAGAACAGGAAACGCTTACGCTTGGTCCAATTGAAATTAACATACAAAAACATTCAGTGACTGTTAACAAATGTGATGTCACTCTAACCCATAAAGAATTTGACTTGCTTTGCTATTTGGTAAAAAACAAGGGGAATGTTTGTTCCAGAACGCAAATTATTCAGGATGTTTGGGGAATTCATTTTGATTATGATACCGGAGTTATAGATGTTTTTATGAATGCCATTCGGAAAAAACTCAATCTAAAAGTCGACGAAGATTATATTAAAACCATTCGCGGTGTGGGTTTCATCGCTAACGATTAA
- a CDS encoding ATP-grasp domain-containing protein, with product MENVTKNFICISNYFKGNDFLINLKKQGNRVYLITSEKLRDKPWAFDYIDEIFFMPGQDVDWNLEELLAGVGNLMRHKKIDAIVALDDFDVEKAAYLRENLRIDGMGQTTGRYFRDKLAMRMKAKDAGVPIPAFSSLFNDEEINQFADTVSPPWVLKPRSEASASGIMKVHSKEELWQKIHDLGDTNRLKYLVEQFKPGAVYHCDGLNWKGKTVFSITSQYLATPMEISQGGGIFRSANIPYDSKDDKEIRKVNEQVLKAFGMMHGANHTEFIKCNDDGKIYFLETASRVGGAHLAEMVDAASGVNLWGEWAKIEDCLAKGKDYKLPTIKKEFAGIVLTLSKFEHPDLSGFDDAEVCFRVPLDYHAGLIVKSDNNARILELLDNYAARLIKDFATVAQQEAVKKLH from the coding sequence ATGGAAAATGTTACTAAGAACTTCATTTGCATTTCGAATTATTTCAAAGGAAATGATTTTTTAATCAACTTAAAAAAGCAAGGGAATCGTGTTTATCTCATTACTTCCGAAAAACTACGCGACAAACCTTGGGCTTTTGATTATATCGACGAAATCTTTTTCATGCCGGGACAAGATGTCGATTGGAATTTAGAAGAGTTACTTGCAGGTGTTGGGAATTTGATGCGTCATAAAAAAATTGATGCAATTGTTGCTTTGGATGATTTTGATGTAGAGAAAGCAGCCTACCTTAGAGAAAACCTCAGAATTGACGGAATGGGACAAACGACCGGGAGATATTTCCGTGATAAATTGGCTATGCGAATGAAAGCCAAAGACGCTGGCGTTCCGATTCCCGCGTTTAGTTCTTTGTTTAACGATGAAGAAATCAATCAGTTTGCGGATACTGTTTCGCCACCATGGGTTTTAAAACCGCGTTCTGAAGCTTCAGCTTCAGGCATTATGAAAGTCCATTCTAAAGAAGAACTGTGGCAGAAAATCCATGACTTGGGTGATACAAATCGTTTAAAATATCTCGTAGAACAATTCAAACCCGGAGCTGTTTATCACTGTGATGGCTTGAATTGGAAAGGAAAAACAGTATTTTCAATTACGTCACAATATTTGGCAACACCAATGGAAATCTCACAAGGTGGCGGAATTTTCAGAAGTGCTAATATTCCATACGATTCAAAAGACGATAAGGAAATTAGGAAAGTAAACGAACAAGTGTTGAAAGCTTTCGGAATGATGCATGGAGCCAATCATACGGAGTTTATCAAATGTAATGATGATGGTAAAATCTATTTCCTTGAAACGGCGTCACGTGTCGGTGGCGCACATCTTGCCGAAATGGTCGATGCGGCTTCGGGTGTAAATCTTTGGGGAGAATGGGCTAAAATTGAAGATTGTCTGGCAAAGGGAAAAGACTATAAATTACCTACTATCAAAAAGGAATTCGCCGGAATTGTATTAACGCTTTCCAAGTTTGAACATCCTGATTTATCTGGTTTTGATGATGCCGAAGTTTGTTTCAGAGTACCGTTAGATTATCATGCCGGTTTGATTGTGAAAAGTGATAACAATGCTCGTATTCTTGAATTGTTAGACAATTACGCTGCGCGATTAATAAAAGACTTTGCTACTGTTGCGCAACAAGAAGCCGTAAAAAAACTTCATTAA